In a genomic window of Chryseobacterium sp. G0162:
- a CDS encoding ATP-dependent Clp protease ATP-binding subunit: MGVLVTNETVKQLFHIAQSIARENYNGTYGGPHILQALMHKDIGLNEFLKSIDKDPGYFYEWADVRIEEYPKTSHLPDEVGQDEAVDTLVEEADDIRLKLGLDEITPICILTAIVKPQIVFSLQQLKSLPLREHEIFNLYRKDTPFTVSENGDFASLFSNGSDFTDSSFPSIKSYCVDRTAQARNGSLENIIGRDKELRMLVEILCRRSKPNVIIIGEPGVGKTALVEGFAIEITKGNVPEMLKNGTLLELDTGALLAGTSYKGEIEDRLKKVINECKKIEKAILFIDEIHTLLDSKGSIGNVANLLKPELARGEITVIGATTQEEYRKIIEPEQAFNRRFEVLTVNEPDEQTCVKMIDVLLEGYKKHHGIEVEKTALPECVRLAKRYAKGKKLPDAAIDLLDRTMAAIKMLDELSEKELDSWKESYDAILKEEYLDNKDKADELIWTYNLLRDKISPILWGSLNEQPALDNSMPVDQIQKIIEDTYAELLQHAAKKREKVDRLELAAVMAAKTNIPIGKIQAQEKEKLLNMESLLLNRVVGQDHALKILSDAIVENRSGLNKPGQPIGSFFLLGPTGTGKTELAKSMAELLFNDEKAMVRFDMSEFKEEHSAALLYGAPPGYVGYEEGGMLVNKIRQQPYTVVLFDEIEKAHHSVFDVFLQIMDEGKVHDKLGKEGDFSNALILFTSNIGSEEIVKQFEEGKVPESSSLMQIMSNSGRFRPEFLARITEIIPFAPITESIAERIFNIQLKSLHTSLTRLGITLKITDEAVKNLALGGFSSKYGARQISGVIRAQLARPISKMIVREEVKSGQTIHVDWNKEEEKTSWKVD; this comes from the coding sequence ATGGGAGTACTAGTAACCAACGAAACAGTAAAGCAGCTATTTCATATTGCTCAGTCGATAGCGAGGGAAAATTATAATGGCACTTATGGAGGTCCGCATATTTTGCAGGCTCTAATGCATAAAGATATTGGTCTTAATGAATTTTTAAAAAGCATAGATAAAGATCCTGGCTATTTTTATGAATGGGCAGATGTACGTATTGAAGAATACCCTAAAACGAGTCATCTTCCCGATGAAGTAGGACAAGATGAAGCGGTAGACACACTTGTAGAAGAAGCTGATGATATCCGTTTAAAATTGGGACTGGATGAGATTACTCCAATCTGCATCCTTACTGCCATTGTAAAACCTCAGATAGTGTTTTCACTTCAGCAACTGAAGTCATTGCCACTGAGAGAACATGAAATCTTCAACCTATATAGAAAAGATACTCCTTTTACAGTTTCTGAAAACGGCGATTTTGCATCATTATTTTCCAACGGATCAGATTTTACAGATTCGTCTTTTCCATCCATTAAAAGTTATTGTGTAGACAGAACTGCACAAGCCAGAAACGGAAGCCTTGAAAACATTATTGGTAGAGACAAAGAACTGAGAATGTTGGTAGAGATTCTTTGCCGAAGAAGTAAACCGAATGTAATCATCATTGGAGAACCGGGAGTAGGTAAGACTGCTTTAGTAGAAGGATTTGCTATAGAAATTACAAAAGGAAACGTTCCGGAAATGCTTAAAAACGGAACCCTTTTAGAACTGGATACAGGAGCATTACTTGCAGGAACTTCTTACAAAGGTGAAATTGAAGACCGTCTGAAAAAAGTGATCAATGAATGTAAGAAAATAGAAAAAGCTATTCTTTTCATTGATGAGATTCATACCCTTTTAGATTCAAAAGGAAGCATCGGAAACGTTGCCAATCTACTGAAGCCAGAATTGGCAAGAGGAGAAATTACGGTTATCGGCGCTACCACTCAGGAAGAATACAGAAAAATTATTGAACCGGAACAGGCTTTCAACCGTCGTTTTGAGGTATTAACCGTGAATGAACCGGATGAGCAGACTTGTGTAAAAATGATTGATGTTCTTCTTGAGGGCTATAAAAAACACCACGGTATTGAAGTGGAAAAAACAGCCCTGCCGGAATGTGTACGTCTGGCAAAAAGATATGCAAAAGGAAAAAAATTACCGGATGCAGCCATCGATTTATTAGACAGAACTATGGCAGCCATTAAAATGCTCGACGAACTTTCCGAAAAAGAACTGGACAGTTGGAAAGAAAGCTATGATGCCATTTTAAAAGAAGAATACCTTGACAATAAAGATAAGGCAGACGAATTGATCTGGACTTATAATTTATTAAGAGATAAAATAAGCCCTATTTTATGGGGATCATTGAATGAACAGCCGGCTTTAGACAACTCAATGCCAGTAGATCAGATCCAAAAGATCATTGAAGATACCTATGCAGAACTTCTACAGCATGCTGCCAAGAAAAGAGAAAAGGTAGACCGTTTGGAACTTGCTGCTGTAATGGCTGCCAAAACCAATATTCCAATCGGGAAGATTCAGGCTCAGGAAAAAGAAAAACTCCTGAATATGGAATCCCTTCTATTGAACAGGGTAGTAGGTCAGGATCATGCATTAAAAATCCTTTCCGATGCTATTGTCGAAAACCGAAGCGGATTAAACAAGCCAGGGCAACCTATCGGGTCTTTTTTCCTTTTAGGACCTACCGGAACCGGGAAAACAGAGCTAGCCAAATCAATGGCAGAACTATTGTTCAACGATGAGAAGGCTATGGTTCGTTTTGATATGTCGGAATTTAAAGAAGAGCATTCCGCAGCGTTACTATATGGAGCGCCTCCGGGATATGTAGGATATGAAGAAGGAGGGATGCTAGTCAACAAAATCAGACAACAGCCTTATACGGTAGTTTTATTTGATGAAATTGAAAAAGCTCACCATTCTGTATTCGATGTGTTCCTTCAAATCATGGACGAAGGAAAAGTACATGATAAACTTGGAAAAGAAGGAGATTTCAGTAATGCTTTGATCTTATTCACTTCTAATATAGGAAGTGAAGAAATCGTAAAACAGTTTGAAGAAGGAAAAGTTCCTGAATCATCTTCACTGATGCAGATTATGTCGAATTCAGGAAGATTCAGACCGGAATTCTTAGCCAGAATTACAGAAATTATTCCTTTTGCCCCTATTACTGAATCCATCGCAGAAAGAATCTTTAATATTCAGTTGAAGTCGCTTCATACCTCATTAACAAGACTGGGAATTACCTTAAAGATTACTGATGAGGCTGTAAAAAACCTTGCGCTTGGCGGATTCAGCAGTAAATATGGAGCCAGACAGATTTCCGGAGTGATCCGAGCACAACTGGCAAGACCTATTTCTAAAATGATTGTAAGAGAAGAAGTGAAATCCGGACAAACGATTCATGTAGACTGGAATAAGGAAGAAGAAAAAACAAGCTGGAAAGTAGATTAA